GAAAAGAATTGAAAGATTTAAACATATTTTGGGAACAAATGGCGTGGAGGTAACAGAGCGCTATGGTTTTGGCCAAGATATTTCCGCTGCCTGCGGACAATTGGTGGCTTAAAATTAAATAATTTAGTATAATATTATTATGAGACATGATACAGGGGGAAACAATTTAATTGATGTTAATTATGTATTGGATAAAGCTGGAATTGGCGATAAGATGAATATTGCCGATTTAGGTTGTGGATCCACTGGTCGTTATGTCTTTGAAGCATCAAGATTGGTTGGTAAAAATGGAATAGCTTATGCGGTTAATATTTTAAAACCGACCCTGGAGGTGGTGTCTAGAAGGGCTAGGCAGGAAAATGTGACAAATGTTAAGACAGTTTGGAGTGATTTGGAGGTGTATAATGCCACCAAAATTGAAAGTGGTAGCCTGGACGTGACTTTATTAATAACTATGTTATTTCAAAGTACAAAAAGAGCTGAGGTTCTAAGAGAGGCGATTCGGTTAACAAAGAAAAATGGAAAGATATTAATTGTAGAGTGGAAGAATATTGCTTTACCATTTGGTCCGCCGATTGAGGCACGAGTAAAAAAAGATATGTTAATTGAGGCTGGCAAGAGATTGGGTTTAAAGCTGGAGGAAGATTTTGTTGTTGGTGATTATCATTATGGCTTGATTTTTTCAAAAATCTAAAAACTTTTCATAAAACATGCACTTAAGTCCACAAAACTGTGGACTTAAGTTTTATAAAACTTGATTTTTGTTTAAATATAATGTATTTTGTAATTAAGATGTTCGGGAGGGATTAATTTAGTAAAAAATAGACTTAAGTCCAGAGTTTTGTAGACTTAAGTTGTAAAAAAACTATGAATAGTAATCTATTTACCTTAAAGTATTGGTTTAGTATGAATGCTGGTAATTTGGCGCCAGTAGCTCAAAAAGGTTTTGTTGTTTTTTTGGTATTATTGCTTGCGTTGGCAATTTATGCCAAGCTTAAAAAGAAGGATAAGGGTATATATTTTAGAATTTGGAAAAAATTAGATTCATTTGGAACCACCAATTTAATCATAGGTTTGTTTTTATTGTTTTTTACCTATGAGGGAGTGGTGTTCTTGTCTATGCGCTTTTGGTTTTTGTTATGGTTGGCGAGTATGATTATGCTTTTGTATTTTGTGCACAAAGAATTTAAAAAAATACCAGAGCTTCGCGAGAAGAGAAAGCAGGCGGAGGAATTTAAGAAATATATTCCCTAATGCATTATAATAAAGAAATTGGTAATTTTGGAGAAGAAATGGCAGTAAAGTTTTTAATCAAGAAGGGTTATGAAATAATCGGGCGTAATATTCAAATGGGACAGAATGAGCTCGACATTGTCGCCAAATTTAAAGGATTATTAGTCTTTGTGGAAGTTAAAACAAGTACCTCGAAAGATCTACTGGCGGAGGATAATATGAATAGAAATAAACTCAAGCATTTTAAAAGAGCGGTAGCTGATTATTTATCTCTAAAAAAGTTATCCTCAGATTACATCCGCCCAGACCTGATTTCAATCGATCTGGATATGCGCACAAGAATGGCTAAGGTTCAGCATTTTGAGGACATATTTTAGAAAAAATTAAATAAAGTGAATAACTTTGAAGTGGCTTATACATTATGTGTCCACAGACAAGTCCACAAGAAAAACTGTGTTTACGCACAGTTTTTGCGCTTTTAGAGCTATTTTTAGTCTATTGACCAAAGATAATTTTTTCGATACAGTGATGATAATAAAGGAAACGAAAATGGTTCTTTCTAAATGAATTTAAATACAGTCAAAATAAACAAAAAATACCAAAAATAAACTAAAACAAATAAGGATGAAAATGAATTAATTTAATAATGTTTTGAGGAGGTTGTATTTATATGAATTTTTTTAAGAAAATAAGTTTATTTATTTTTGTTTTTCTTTTTTTGGGCTTGATGCCTGTATTGGCAAAAGCAGATAATAATCAGAAAGTTGAGGCACCAGCAATTTTGAATGCTGATTTAGCAAGTCCCCACTCTCGTTGGGGTCGTCCAATTGTAATCGGTTTGGCGCCAAAAGGATCCGAAGTATTTGTTTATATCGACGGTAACTTTTCTGGAGTGGCTAAAATTAACGAGAGCAAAACAGAGACAAATAATTTTTACTACCAACCCATTGAACCTATCTCAGCCGGTGAGCATGTTATTTCGACAGTTGCAAAAAATAGGACAACTAAAACGTTATCAGGTTTTAGTCAGAATAAAGTTGTTGTTGTAACAACATTGGCAACACCAACAGTTTTTAAACCAAATGAAGACACTATAACTGGTAACAATAAGCCGTTAATTAGCGGTTTGACCAAGAGTGGAACTAGGGTGTTGATTTATATTGATGGCGTTTATAACGGCAAGACAGAGGTGACAACTCATGAATCAGGCACAGCCGGATTTGTGTATAAACCATTTTTACACCTAGGAGTCGGTACACACACATATTTTGCAATTGCAGAGACCAAATCTGGCAGCAAGAGTGCACAATCAAGA
This window of the Patescibacteria group bacterium genome carries:
- a CDS encoding YraN family protein → MHYNKEIGNFGEEMAVKFLIKKGYEIIGRNIQMGQNELDIVAKFKGLLVFVEVKTSTSKDLLAEDNMNRNKLKHFKRAVADYLSLKKLSSDYIRPDLISIDLDMRTRMAKVQHFEDIF
- a CDS encoding class I SAM-dependent methyltransferase — its product is MRHDTGGNNLIDVNYVLDKAGIGDKMNIADLGCGSTGRYVFEASRLVGKNGIAYAVNILKPTLEVVSRRARQENVTNVKTVWSDLEVYNATKIESGSLDVTLLITMLFQSTKRAEVLREAIRLTKKNGKILIVEWKNIALPFGPPIEARVKKDMLIEAGKRLGLKLEEDFVVGDYHYGLIFSKI